One Rhodobacter xanthinilyticus genomic region harbors:
- the tet(G) gene encoding tetracycline efflux MFS transporter Tet(G): MRSSAIIALLIVGLDAMGLGLIMPVLPTLLRELVPAEQVAGHYGALLSLYALMQVVFAPMLGQLSDSYGRRPVLLASLAGAAVDYTIMASAPVLWVLYIGRLVSGVTGATGAVAASTIADSTGEGSRARWFGYMGACYGAGMIAGPALGGMLGGISAHAPFIAAALLNGFAFLLACIFLKETHHSHGGTGKPVRIKPFVLLRLDDALRGLGALFAVFFIIQLIGQVPAALWVIYGEDRFQWNTATVGLSLAAFGATHAIFQAFVTGPLSSRLGERRTLLFGMAADATGFVLLAFATQGWMVFPILLLLAAGGVGMPALQAMLSNNVSSNKQGALQGTLTSLTNLSSIAGPLGFTALYSATAGAWNGWVWIVGAILYLICLPILRRPFATSL, translated from the coding sequence GTGCGCAGCTCTGCCATCATTGCCCTGCTGATCGTGGGTCTTGACGCCATGGGTCTCGGCCTCATCATGCCCGTCCTTCCGACGCTTCTGCGTGAGCTTGTGCCAGCAGAGCAGGTCGCTGGACACTATGGTGCCTTGCTGTCGCTCTATGCATTGATGCAGGTCGTCTTCGCGCCCATGCTTGGACAGCTTTCGGATTCTTACGGTCGGCGTCCGGTACTTCTGGCTTCTCTTGCAGGAGCCGCAGTCGATTACACGATTATGGCATCAGCGCCGGTCTTATGGGTGCTCTATATCGGCCGACTCGTGTCCGGCGTCACGGGCGCAACCGGAGCTGTAGCAGCCTCAACCATTGCCGATTCGACGGGGGAAGGTTCTCGCGCACGCTGGTTCGGCTACATGGGGGCCTGTTATGGGGCGGGCATGATTGCCGGGCCAGCACTTGGTGGCATGCTCGGTGGTATCTCTGCTCATGCCCCGTTTATCGCCGCCGCCCTTCTCAACGGGTTCGCGTTCCTGCTTGCCTGCATTTTCCTCAAGGAGACTCATCACAGCCATGGCGGGACCGGAAAGCCGGTTCGCATCAAACCATTCGTTCTGTTACGGCTGGATGATGCATTGCGCGGGCTAGGTGCGCTTTTCGCAGTTTTCTTCATTATTCAACTGATCGGCCAAGTGCCTGCAGCCCTATGGGTCATATATGGCGAGGACCGTTTTCAGTGGAACACCGCGACCGTTGGTTTGTCGCTCGCGGCGTTTGGGGCAACACATGCGATCTTCCAAGCGTTTGTTACCGGCCCGCTTTCAAGCCGGCTTGGAGAGCGGCGCACGCTGCTGTTTGGCATGGCTGCGGATGCGACTGGCTTCGTTCTTCTGGCTTTTGCCACGCAGGGATGGATGGTGTTCCCGATTCTGTTGCTGCTTGCCGCCGGGGGTGTTGGCATGCCGGCCTTGCAGGCAATGCTCTCAAACAATGTCAGCAGTAACAAGCAAGGGGCTTTGCAAGGAACGCTAACGAGCCTCACCAATCTAAGCTCTATCGCAGGACCGCTTGGCTTCACAGCACTCTATTCTGCCACCGCCGGGGCATGGAACGGTTGGGTTTGGATTGTCGGCGCGATCCTCTATTTAATATGTCTGCCAATACTACGCAGACCATTCGCAACTTCATTGTGA
- a CDS encoding IS1380-like element IS1247 family transposase codes for MDHPEGAGLQRADRVDFDPRVRLEFRGTQLSSDGGLLVMRELDDALGLSDLASAALRDTRSGKNTVHRLDGLFRQSVFGRLAGYEDVNDANRLACDPVMRQVVGGRAVDAQAASASQMGRFETETLALAGNRAALADLNGQWIDRFHDRNGLKYIVLDMDSSVSPTHGDQEGSAWNGHFDCSCYHPNFLFNQFGMLERCALRHGNVHSADGWRDVLDPVIARYAERDLGGRFFRADAAYAIPAIYERLEEARFFYAIRLPANAVLKDKIAHRLTRPVGRPSLTKVKRFFEEFEYQAASWDKERRVIAKIEWHPGELFPRFGFIVTNLPMEPDWVVRFYNQRGTAEQHIKEGKYAFRWTRLSCRKFRDNEVRLQLHALAYNLATFLRCIELPEAMADWSLTSLQLKLIKIGARVVRHARTITFQLAEVAVTGTMVRAILAAIRRLRAPPLCA; via the coding sequence ATGGATCACCCAGAGGGTGCGGGCTTGCAACGGGCAGATCGGGTGGATTTCGACCCTCGCGTGCGGCTGGAATTTCGCGGCACGCAGCTCAGTTCCGACGGCGGCCTTCTGGTGATGCGCGAGCTTGATGACGCGCTCGGGTTGTCCGATTTGGCGTCAGCGGCGCTGCGCGATACTCGCTCTGGCAAGAACACGGTCCATCGGCTCGACGGCCTGTTCCGGCAATCAGTCTTTGGGCGGCTGGCCGGATACGAGGATGTCAACGACGCCAACCGTCTCGCCTGCGATCCGGTCATGCGCCAAGTTGTCGGCGGCAGAGCGGTCGATGCACAAGCGGCCTCGGCATCGCAGATGGGACGGTTCGAGACCGAGACGCTGGCTCTGGCCGGGAACCGTGCCGCGCTGGCCGACCTGAACGGGCAATGGATCGACCGGTTCCATGACCGTAACGGGCTGAAGTACATCGTTCTGGACATGGACAGCTCGGTCAGCCCGACCCATGGCGACCAGGAAGGGTCCGCCTGGAATGGCCATTTCGACTGTAGCTGCTATCACCCCAACTTTCTGTTCAACCAGTTCGGGATGCTGGAACGCTGCGCCCTGCGCCATGGCAACGTCCACAGCGCCGATGGCTGGCGTGATGTTCTCGACCCCGTCATTGCGCGCTACGCGGAGCGCGACCTTGGTGGCAGGTTCTTCCGGGCCGATGCTGCCTACGCGATCCCGGCGATCTATGAGCGATTGGAAGAAGCGCGGTTCTTCTACGCCATCCGGCTGCCCGCAAACGCGGTCCTCAAGGACAAGATCGCGCATCGGCTAACGCGCCCTGTCGGGCGGCCGTCACTGACCAAGGTCAAGCGGTTCTTCGAGGAATTCGAGTATCAGGCGGCGTCCTGGGACAAGGAACGCCGGGTGATCGCCAAGATCGAATGGCATCCGGGCGAACTGTTCCCGCGTTTCGGCTTCATCGTCACCAACCTGCCGATGGAGCCGGACTGGGTGGTGCGGTTCTACAACCAGCGCGGCACCGCCGAGCAGCACATCAAAGAGGGCAAATACGCCTTTCGCTGGACGCGGCTGTCGTGCCGGAAGTTCCGCGACAATGAGGTGCGGCTGCAACTGCACGCCCTGGCGTACAACCTGGCCACCTTCTTGCGCTGCATCGAGCTGCCCGAGGCCATGGCCGACTGGTCGTTGACCAGCCTGCAACTGAAGCTGATCAAGATCGGGGCACGTGTGGTCCGTCACGCCCGCACCATCACCTTCCAGCTGGCCGAGGTCGCTGTCACCGGCACGATGGTACGCGCCATCCTCGCCGCTATCCGCCGATTGCGAGCGCCACCGCTATGCGCATGA
- a CDS encoding LysR family transcriptional regulator, translating to MMTLVHTLAVAEYLNFRHAANALGVAQSSVSARVKALEEDLGILLFERHARGVRLTEAGRHFVERIAVGIDQLDHAVKTAGMAAAGESGRLRIGIHALIPHSFLAKLIGQYRKDYPDVEVEIAEGPAREAVVQLRAGRLDVAFVAGTPQPPDCHSRRTWTEPLLAVLPERHPLAKRSAVTWPDLAGETFLVRHGGTGPQVHSHIVLRHAERWPAPSILRFDVGRGTLLSLVGQGFGITIVGAATALLPTNGIVFLPFTDEPEPVAFSAVWSPSNRSAALRNLLSLANDMGRKVCTDYRSILPRIAKA from the coding sequence ATGATGACCTTAGTTCACACTCTCGCTGTCGCCGAATATCTCAACTTCCGTCACGCCGCCAACGCGCTCGGCGTTGCACAGTCCAGCGTCAGCGCCCGCGTGAAGGCACTGGAAGAAGACCTCGGCATCCTCTTGTTCGAGCGTCATGCGCGCGGCGTTCGGCTGACCGAGGCCGGACGCCATTTCGTCGAGCGGATAGCCGTAGGTATTGACCAACTCGACCATGCGGTGAAAACCGCCGGCATGGCGGCAGCCGGAGAAAGCGGCCGGCTTCGTATCGGTATCCATGCCCTGATTCCGCATAGCTTCCTCGCAAAGCTGATCGGCCAATACCGCAAGGATTACCCCGATGTTGAAGTCGAGATCGCCGAAGGCCCGGCCCGTGAAGCGGTGGTGCAGCTTCGCGCCGGTAGGTTGGACGTGGCGTTCGTCGCGGGCACGCCCCAACCACCCGACTGCCATTCCCGTCGCACATGGACCGAACCGCTCTTGGCGGTGCTACCGGAACGGCATCCGCTCGCCAAGCGGTCAGCCGTCACATGGCCCGATTTGGCAGGCGAGACGTTCCTTGTCCGGCATGGCGGCACTGGACCGCAGGTTCATAGCCATATCGTGCTACGCCATGCCGAGCGCTGGCCTGCGCCGTCGATCCTGCGCTTCGACGTGGGGCGTGGCACCCTTTTGTCTTTGGTCGGACAGGGCTTTGGCATCACCATCGTCGGCGCGGCCACGGCGCTGTTGCCGACAAACGGCATTGTCTTTTTGCCCTTCACCGACGAGCCGGAGCCGGTCGCCTTCTCGGCTGTCTGGTCGCCGTCCAATCGCAGCGCGGCGCTTCGCAACCTGCTCAGCCTCGCCAACGACATGGGCCGGAAGGTCTGCACGGACTACCGTTCGATACTACCACGGATAGCGAAGGCGTGA
- a CDS encoding HAD family hydrolase, producing the protein MWGEYSRLLEELPCLRDLYGDDIAIVMKPAIEAFRETRRRVLQLYPTVEATLQTLKRNGVLIAAYTESQAFYTNYRFRKLGLDGLVDYLYSPKDHIMPEDTESTRFYSNDTYKLKHTVHHYTPEGELKPNPHILAEIISDLGAAVDEVVYVGDNILKDVFMAQTAGVIDAHALYGVSQHKPEYELLRKVTHWTPEMVERERQALKPGGLKPSHVLDKNFAQILPLFEVF; encoded by the coding sequence ATGTGGGGTGAATACTCGCGTTTGCTAGAAGAACTACCCTGCCTTCGTGACCTTTATGGCGATGATATTGCAATTGTCATGAAGCCAGCAATCGAGGCTTTTCGAGAGACTCGCCGTCGTGTCCTGCAGTTGTACCCCACCGTTGAGGCGACATTGCAGACTCTTAAAAGAAACGGCGTTCTCATCGCCGCGTATACTGAATCGCAAGCGTTTTACACAAACTATCGCTTCCGTAAGTTGGGGCTAGATGGTCTTGTCGACTATCTTTATTCGCCAAAAGATCACATTATGCCCGAAGATACAGAGAGTACCCGCTTCTATTCCAATGACACTTACAAGCTCAAGCATACGGTCCATCACTACACGCCTGAGGGTGAGTTAAAACCTAACCCTCATATCTTAGCCGAAATCATTTCGGACTTAGGCGCTGCTGTCGATGAGGTTGTCTACGTTGGTGACAACATATTGAAGGACGTCTTCATGGCACAAACGGCTGGCGTTATTGATGCCCACGCACTTTACGGTGTTAGCCAACATAAACCTGAATATGAACTACTACGAAAGGTGACCCACTGGACTCCAGAGATGGTGGAACGAGAACGTCAAGCACTTAAGCCTGGTGGTTTGAAGCCGAGCCATGTTCTTGATAAGAACTTTGCACAAATATTGCCGCTGTTTGAGGTGTTCTGA
- the tetR(G) gene encoding tetracycline resistance transcriptional repressor TetR(G): protein MTKLDKGTVIAAALELLNEVGMDSLTTRKLAERLKVQQPALYWHFQNKRALLDALAEAMLAERHTRSLPEENEDWRVFLKENALSFRTALLSYRDGARIHAGTRPTEPNFGTAETQIRFLCAEGFCPKRAVWALRAVSHYVVGSVLEQQASDADERVPDRPDVSEQAPSSFLHDLFHELETDGMDAAFNFGLDSLIAGFERLRSSTTD from the coding sequence ATGACCAAACTGGACAAGGGCACCGTGATCGCGGCGGCGCTAGAGCTGTTGAACGAGGTTGGCATGGACAGCCTGACGACGCGGAAGCTCGCTGAACGCCTCAAGGTTCAGCAGCCTGCGCTTTACTGGCATTTCCAGAACAAGCGAGCGCTGCTTGATGCGCTCGCCGAGGCGATGCTGGCGGAACGCCATACCCGCTCGCTACCCGAAGAGAATGAGGACTGGCGGGTGTTCCTGAAAGAGAATGCCCTGAGCTTCAGAACGGCGTTGCTCTCTTATCGCGACGGCGCGCGTATCCATGCCGGCACTCGACCGACAGAACCGAATTTTGGCACCGCCGAGACGCAAATACGCTTTCTCTGCGCGGAGGGCTTTTGTCCGAAGCGCGCCGTTTGGGCGCTCCGGGCGGTCAGTCACTATGTGGTCGGTTCCGTTCTCGAGCAGCAGGCATCTGATGCCGATGAGAGAGTTCCGGACAGGCCAGATGTGTCCGAGCAAGCACCGTCGTCCTTCCTGCACGATCTGTTTCACGAGTTGGAAACAGACGGCATGGATGCTGCGTTCAACTTCGGACTCGACAGCCTCATCGCTGGTTTCGAGCGGCTGCGTTCATCTACAACAGATTAG